The genomic region GATAATTTGCTGTTCATTTTTTGATTGAGATAATTTGTGACAGGCTCTAATAATGCTCAGTTTGGAAAGATCGATTTATAAACTGGATTTTGGATTTTGTAAAAGTGTGAGTTCATTGCAAGCTTGGAATATTCATTTGTAACTACATTATGCAACAGTAAAAAcgagagaaaaaaacaaaaattaaaaattccttgATCAGCTGTGAGCTGTCATGAATAATTACCATGTTGCCACGTATTaataaaaagaggaaaaactCGTTAATGGGCCTTATTGTTTCataatttgttcaaatttttatttttggaacagttattaaaatatagtaaattttcaatgtctcaaattaatttgacaataatttttaaattatataacaAAAACTGGGAAGAAAAATTTGCCAAATGTCAAACACATTAAGTAATTAGTCACATATagggaatatttttatacgtCCTAGATTTGATTCAAGGTAACTCTTAAAAGAATTGGCAACATTGATTGATCCGTGGTGTGTGCAGGTACCTGAGTGAACCAGTGAAACCGAGTTCAAAATCAATGTGCTTTTGTGTAAGATATAACTATGTGATTTTAGAAGCGTTTTCGATTTTCGGCATGTCGTGATCTTTCTATAGTACCTACTCtagtaatataaaattgattattcaGCTTATGCCACGATGGTAGATAAAAAACATTTGGCATTATCCGACTTAATAAAATCAGTCCACCAGCAGTTACGAGAGGACAGCAAACGTTGTGGTGCTGAATTAGCTTGGTCCAGCCACTGTAGAAATAAGGAAAAACTATCGGAATATGCAGCTGCTATGCAGGACTTGGCCATAAATCATTGGGAtaggaagaaaaataataatcagaaaGTAGTTTCCAGAATTATATGGCTGTATGAGGCATGTAAAACATACTTTAATAATATCGAAGAGTTTCGTCAAAGGGAATGTTATGTGTTTCAAACTTGCATTGGCAAAACTGAAAACCTAGAAACTTTACCGATAAAGCCAATAAGTAGAGGTACTAAATATACTCTATTGGACGTCGGCAGTTGTTACAATCCTTTTTCTCagtttgagatatttgatgTTACTCCCATTGACATTGCTGCTGCAACCACAGAAGTGTTGATCTGCGACTTTTTAAATGTTCCCACTGGCGATAACACAATTGTCAAGCACCGACATCTTCTACAGCTTCAAGAAGATTACTATGATATTGTAGTATTTAGTCTCCTATTAGagtattttccaaatactGAACAGAGGCTGAAATGTTGTCTAAAGGCATATCGCTTGTTAAGAAGTGATGGTATTTTAGCCATAGTTACTCCAGACTCAAATCATGTAGGTTCAAAtaccaaaatttataaatcttGGCAGTGCATTTTAGCTGAAAATGGCTTTATTCGagttaaatatgaaaaactgCCACATCTTCATTGTATGTTATTTCGTAAAGCACTATTTCCTTTAGTTGCTAAAAGATGGGCTACAGTACATaagagtaaaaaattttataaagacATGTTTATCCCTCAAGACTTCAAAGaaattgatataaaataaacgaCATAGCCAGACATTGATTTCAAGAAAGAAGAGTGtagtgataatttttttatgccactTTCCTACTTTGCAGTGTTTCAAATAAGTAAATGCCTCATAAATAAGCAATGTGTGTGctttaataatataatctTAAGTACTTAAATGGGAACttgaaataacatttttttacagtgATTTTATATACATGTACGTTaagaaatttctattaaaatttttttcattgcgGCGAATCCagtaatttccaataaaatgataaaaaatcgTCCACATTGATGGAACTCAATCATTAAGATTATTCAAACATTTTGCATGGTGTACGACTAGAATGGATAGGAAGattatttttcgagaaaaaaatgtcgatTACCTTTTGAATTAATACTACATGTAAGTGAAATCGCCCACGACAATAAACAGTCTAGTCACTCTATATTTCAAGCTTTGGAAATATCTTCAGCCTGAGGACTAAGCCATCTGATACATGATTAGTCTCTTATGATGtataagaaaattgtttatgtacgggatatttctaaatattaaagaagtaCATGGTCatcatttcaaagaaaaccGTAATAATGTTGAGTAACTCTGATGTAACTAACTAAGAAGAAGTGCTCTTTAGGCTCCAAGGCTGAGCGATTCTTTTCAATGACTCGCTTACATAGTCTGTAGTTAATCCTGACTATCTAAAACGAGAATATGGTGACGAATTATTGCCTGCCTTTTGATGCAGAAGCTGTGTAGCAGATGAGAGATTAGAGCACATTTTGGCTCTCTCTTCTGCGTATTCAAATTATGGTTTGAATAATGTACCTAGGATAACCAGTACTTTTCTATAGCGATCACTGAAAGAACCTGCTATTAGTAGTTTTGTTGGCTTTAAAAATTCAGGGGCAGATTTCTTGATCAATATACGGGTCGTTGtaaattagttaattaatgTTCTAAAGTGATTGGATTCCTGCCTCAATAGGAAATAATGTGGAGTATAAGACAAATATAAGATAAAGaaacacattttaattagCAGAAACCATTACgtattataaacaaaactatAGATACCTATTTGCATCCTATGAGTGCAATTTCATAACATTTTCAATCCAATTTTTATATGCAGAGACTTTCACATACACTCCAGGTTTGTTTGCGTATCCACAGCGTTGACCCCATGAAGTGAGTCCGTAGAGGGTAAATACCCCTGTAAAAAAGGACAATATGTTTCTTATTTTGTACATTTGAGAGAGGATTATCGAATATAGCGTGTCTCAGATtagttaaagtttaaattatagTACCATCGTTCAAGCATGCCAATGGACCTCCACTGTCCCCATCACATGCATCCACACCTTCGGTAAGGTAGCCAGCACAGATCATCCCGGCTCCAATGTTTTCCCCGTATATATGAGCCATTTTACAAACATCCATCTTTTGTATGGGTATCCAAGCTGCACGAAGTTTGTGAGAATATGCTGTAAATGTAGTGAACTCAATATTGATAATGtattctaaaatttaataacaaaattacaaacCTGACTTTCCGGTTTCGACAGTTCCAAATCCGGATATAGTGCAGTTTAAATTTCGTTCATAATCTGCAGATTCGTCCGGCAAACAAATGGGCTGAATGTCCTGATTTAGTTTAAATCCCTCGCCTTTCAAGAGAATCATCGCTATGTCGTTTCCCATCTTATGGCCCTTTCTGAAGTCTTCGTGTAGATAGTACTCTTCGATGAACGCTTGTTGTTCAGTACCTTATAATACCTGTATGTTTTgatagaattaattatttcgagtAAAATGACTACCTTCGTCTTCGTCCACATTGTATTCGCCGGCCACTACAATATATGCTCCTTTTGGATAGCCTTCAAGGCAATGTGCAGCAGTTAGAACCCATCTGGAAGCAATGACTACTGCTCCACACCAGTGGGATGATTTACCTTGACCATTTATTCTTAGGGCTGCCTAGATAAGTTGCAAGTCGAAAATCGATGGatgtaaaaatggacaaaaagcacattttaacCATTAGAATTTTTGGgtgaaagaatttatttaaaagtctTTATTTTTACTTGCCTGCCAAGGATAGTCTCCAGGGCTAGCTACAGAACCCTGCACTACTCGAAAGTGTAGATCTTCACtttgaaggaaaatattgTCTTTTCTATATCCACACCCAATAGGCGCTATAGAAGAGTTTCTATTATCTGTAAGAAGTAAATTgtgatattaattaattggcGTGCCAGACGCTGATCAATTGACCTAAATTATGTATACTTGCAGACCCGGGTGTACCACCACTATTCATTCTCTTTGCTTCAATATAAATACCAGTTCCCCCACATATTACCCCCACATCCTCGGAATGATCACAGTTACTCTCGCCCCAATCCCAATGAGTGCACTTTTCCAAAGCCGTTTCATTTCCTTTGCATGATACCTGATCTAACCATATAGGACCGTTACCTATAAAGGCATACAAATCACCATTCTATTGTTATGAGACCGAACGGCTACTTTGTCCGAAGTATGCATCTTTCTTCACGAAAGCTGGCCCAGAATATCCCAGTGAACTACACACGATTTTAGCAGCATCTTCGTTGAAGTCATCATCACAAATGGAACCCCATATACCGAAGTGTCTAATTTCTAGTCTGCCTTCTCGCGCATTGCTTCCGTTTACGAGTCTTAAGGCAGTAGGAGCCTAAACACGATATTCGTTAAAATGTACTGtggattgatattttttacaatcGTTTGtgagtttattttgaaatggTTTGAAGGGATATGAAGTAAATTTCTAGGTAAAATATAGTAGTAAATACGGGCTGCAAAGCTTTTACATGCCAATATGCACTCGTCGCTGAACGACTTCGTGCGTAGATTTTTTACTCGTGGATAATAAGCTTCTTACATCCTGTATTCCATAACATGCTATTGTGTAAATCGAGGGCACTGTGTTGAAATTGACATATCATATATATATTGACATATcaccattttctttaacagcACCTTGCACACGaatcaaagtttgcaaaatGAGAAACGAGTTAATAAGAGTAAAATAAGACACATTAAACATACATTGCAATGATGACCCGCTTCATCCGAATTATCTGAGCAATCGTCCAATCCATCACAAACAAAAGGCATCCGTACACATTCGTTGCCAGTGTCGCATTTCCAATAATCCGGTCTGCACGATTCCTCCGGCGTTCTACATATCACTCCTGCTATCTACagaccaaaaaaatatatatatggaaaaattatctGCAGTATacaagaaatttttgaaaaaaagagaatattTGCCTCATTGTCTGCACAGTTATGAATGCCCCACCCGGCGAAGTTGCATTGCATGATGCTGGTCTCGTTACCGAAGCATTCAATGTCGTCCATCATGTAAAGGGTGTTCTTCTCTTCTAAGCTTTTTGCGTAATGTGAGTTGCCTTAAACgggataattttatatttattggtATCGGAGAAAATTGACACGGAGGTACCTTTTACTTCCAGAGCCCCGAGGGGGAAGCCTAATTCTTTACACAAGACATTGGCGTCAGTGATTTCAAACTGATCGTCGCAGATGTATCCAGTTTTTTTGAAGACTGAAAAAGTATTGTTGTGTCTTACATGTGGCAGATATTTTACGGGAAAGTTCAATTGCGAAATGGAAGATCGTCTTCGAATCTAGTCTTATCCCAACAATTGTCGAATCTAAACCTGTATTAAAATTCTTACCCGTAACTTCAATTCGGCCTTCATTAGGTTGGTCTCCACCTGCCAATTTGACTCTGTATCCGAAATCTTCAGCTCTGCAATCTTTTTCATCAGCCCGGTCGCCACAATCATCGTAACTTGGAAAAGCAGAAATGATAACTGAGTTGAGGTGTGTAAGTGTGTGTTACGTATTTATGATTATTCCGATTgaacattttactttaaattgagttaaaaaaaaatgttttagcaATTTCAGCTGGCCTTACCCATCGCAAATTCGATTTGAATCAAGACATTTCCCATTAGGGCACTTATGCTTGTTAGAACAATCTAACGAAGTTGCTTTTCTTTCATAATAATCGCATGGATAGTAATTTTTCAGAGCGCCAGTTAATCCAATATTCTCACTCGTTAGGAAGCACGCTTTATCAACTTTCCTGCAATGTCGAAAACGTATGTGAATGAAACtcgaaaaatttacttttagttaatcgtgaaaatgcaacaagatatTTCGTAGCATGTGTATGGGTCTGTACAAGGTCTTTACGCCAGAATGTTCATCCTCCTtgacttttttgtttgaagacttagaaaaatgtatcaaatacAAAAGTTGTCTAGAATTTCTTTCGACATTTTGagatgttaaagaaaaaaccatTTCACATCGTCTTTCCGAGATATGACTGAAACTTCCTTTGTTTTAAATCCTGCATATTATTATTAGATATATTATAGGCTCCtcgttttgttttcaaaaatatagagtttaataatattatttctattatCTCTCTCTGGTCAAGCAAAACCGAGAGCCAGCAACTAGGCAAAGcacagttttttattttggacacATAAAATATGTCGCGGCTGCGTCGAAGGCCGTTTTACACACTAAGActataatatgttttttagcATGtgatttacaaaataattcgATACATAATTTACGTATCTCTTGTTTTCTACAGTGTCCAAGATACCATATTTAGTGtaaattttatgagttttgATTAGAAAACAGTTTAGTTGATCCTGTGTTACTACAGAAATGTTAAATCACAACAAAAAGGTTGGGGTAAAATTGTCTTAGAAAGAACAGTTATTTGACGAGGCAGTGAGGTTTAATTTCGGTTTAAAACTTTGTTCCCGGAGTCATTCACAAGAGCAGTAAAATAGAGAAATGATGTAGATTGGTTACTTTTAGAAAGGGGCATAGCAAATTTGATGAGATTTATTTGATGGTGTTCCATCTTTTCGATTCGCCTTGGAAAGTAAatgttcggcaaatgattcaGCTACACACGCATTATAcaatatgattttatttattggggcgtatatttttttttgtaaatttttacagACGTTCACTTACGAGTTTTGATAAAGAGGTATGTCGATTTTGGTTAACCACGTAAGaaagtataaaaattaagGTGGCATCACCTATTAGCTAGCTCGAAACAGAGATTtaagttcaatttttctacCTGATAAAAGTGAAACGAATTACTGAATTAATTTCATCGTCACTGACCTATAGTTGAATGATTTACATTCAAACTTCCTGCTATCCATGCACAACAATGCGCATGTTGAATAAGTCACGTTGTCCCATCTCTGCTTTTCTAGGACGTCTAGCCTCGAGTCCTTATAAGGCTTGAATTCATCCAAATATGTCTGGCAGAACTTTTCGTCTTTACCATCATCACAGTCCTGCAATAAAACGTGCAAACGTGAATCTTAATggtaatatgaaaaaaaaacttcaaatgcGGCTTTTCGGCTTATTGGCTTCATCAGACGAATGTGCGTAAAAAATAGGTACATACATCATACTGCGCATGCCTGAAGACAGAGGCTCATGCAGGTGCAACTTGGAAACGTTTGAACAGTTCAAACTTCGTCTGCAAGCAAACTGAAGAGTTTGGCAGGTGAACAAATGAATAAAACTCAGTcaaatccaaaaattaaaattcaaggcACATTTTACCTCAAAATATCATGAAGTATTCAAGTACTCTTCgttcagatttaaaaaagttttccaatGCACCTACCAAATTACTTACCCGCACATTATCGCACACAAAATTCTTATCCACACAAGTCTTCTTGTCACACTGGAAATCAGTATTGTAGCACCGAGTCTTCCTTTTCTTTTCAACTTGAACATTTTCAGGTGCCAATGTAACTGGTTCGCCATTTTCGTACTCAAACACGTAGTCAGCCTCGATGTCCGTAGGAGGCGTATCCGGAAACGAAGGAGGCCACACTTTAGCCTGCTGCTTCTGATATTTCGAAGTTGTAGTACCGTAACTTATACTTCGCGATTCGTTCGGATCAAATATGTCTGTGTAATCCGACGATTTTTGGTTGTTCAATCCACCTGAAATTGGTTGGATTGGTTCACTCAGTGGTTCTACTCGTAAGTGTTGCTCAGATTGAGAGGGGATTTTCATTATGTGGTGGTACCTGTCGTCAGGTGATGACACAAAAGCTGCTGTGGAGGAAAATCAGTAAGGAAGTCAGGAGGAAAGAAATTCAATGAATGATTGAGACTGAATTAGGGAGTAGGCTATATCTTAACCTGCAGTCCTTACAGTGGAGGCACCATAAAAGTTGCTCTCGTCTTCAGTATCTTGATGTTGCCCTGTTGTTGACGGCTTAACAGTTGCCCACTTCCCGTACGAAAATTGAACTGAATGATCATATGGTTTTGGACtggtaattaataaaactcgAGATTCATCCCCAAGATCTTCTTGTTGCCCTTGTTCGCCAGTCCTGTGATTGCAGCTTTTACCTCGACATCCTGCATTAACTTACTTAATTTAGTTGTTGTCAGTTTGGTGCTACTAACACGTTTTACCTTGATGATCCAGGAAAGAAGGGTAATGCCTTACATTTCGATCTTCCTGACCTTCTTGTGAATTTTGACCTTGATTGTTACAATGCGTTCCTCGACATTCATGCTGGATAGAATTTGTAGAATGACCGTTTGAGTTGTAGCCTT from Euwallacea fornicatus isolate EFF26 chromosome 29, ASM4011564v1, whole genome shotgun sequence harbors:
- the Samtor gene encoding S-adenosylmethionine sensor upstream of mTORC1, producing the protein MVDKKHLALSDLIKSVHQQLREDSKRCGAELAWSSHCRNKEKLSEYAAAMQDLAINHWDRKKNNNQKVVSRIIWLYEACKTYFNNIEEFRQRECYVFQTCIGKTENLETLPIKPISRGTKYTLLDVGSCYNPFSQFEIFDVTPIDIAAATTEVLICDFLNVPTGDNTIVKHRHLLQLQEDYYDIVVFSLLLEYFPNTEQRLKCCLKAYRLLRSDGILAIVTPDSNHVGSNTKIYKSWQCILAENGFIRVKYEKLPHLHCMLFRKALFPLVAKRWATVHKSKKFYKDMFIPQDFKEIDIK